The Thunnus thynnus chromosome 24, fThuThy2.1, whole genome shotgun sequence genome window below encodes:
- the LOC137177453 gene encoding uncharacterized protein, whose product MEWYGGETFSSQHFKDRGSLNTSTGALTITGLTPDDSGNYTVEINNKVTSKTQLLVISPVSKPTLSDWCSMTYCVLTCNGNSTGAEPVTYWWTSGDTTWSSTKEQKITMVEKELWFSWFSCAFENPVSNIGSEKVFNPFIRNQLIFMAILLLVVCIIIITFRRKGIINFSHEWIKGLLKWTFVFVLVCILVMFNIILIFDSNYEGRKELLTRMFIMIAVFGVILIGFIIIFICFLYKVGAYDLTWMYILIAVFGVILVGFIIAIYFRFKRRKWDLIWMIILATVFGVIMVGFIIVFIFLTYKDIKECIIKDGIS is encoded by the exons ATGGAGTGGTATGGAGGCGAGACTTTCTCCTCCCAACACTTCAAAG ATCGTGGTTCACTGAACACTTCAACTGGAGCGCTGACGATCACAGGACTGACTCCAGACGACAGCGGCAACTACACAGTAGagatcaacaacaaagtcaccagCAAGACTCAACTCCTGGTTATCT ctcctgtctctaaaCCCACCCTCTCCGATTGGTGTTCAATGACCTACTGTGTCCTCACCTGTAATGGCAACAGTACAGGCGCTGAACCAGTCACCTACTGGTGGACATCAGGTGACACGACGTGGTCTTCAACCAAGGAGCAGAAAATAACAATG GTGGAAAAGGAGCTGTGGTTCAGCTGGTTCAGCTGTGCGTTTGAAAACCCAGTCAGCAACATTGGCAGTGAAAAAGTCTTCAACCCCTTCATAA GGAATCAGCTCATCTTCATGGCAATATTATTACTGGTtgtctgcatcatcatcatcactttcaGACGAAAAGGCATCATCAATTTCAGTCATGAATGGATAAAag gGCTTCTGAAATGGACGTTCGTCTTCGTATTAGTATGTATTCTGGTTATGTTTAACATCATCCTCATCTTCGATTCAAACTACGAAGGCAGAAAAG agCTTCTGACAAGGATGTTCATCATGATAGCAGTATTTGGAGTGATTCTGATTGggttcatcatcatcttcatctgttTTCTATACAAAGTCGGAGCat ATGATCTGACATGGATGTACATCCTGATAGCAGTATTTGGAGTGATTCTGGTTGGGTTCATCATCGCCATTTATTTTAGATTCAAGCGCAGAAAgt gggATCTGATATGGATGATCATCTTAGCAACAGTATTTGGAGTGATTATGGTTGGGTTCATCATCGTCTTCATCTTTTTAACATACAAAGACATAAAag agtgcattatcaaagatgggatcagctaa